From Solanum lycopersicum chromosome 4, SLM_r2.1:
ATATCTTCTTCATCTATTTGCTTAGGTGATGGCACGTTCTTCTCCAATGGATAAACATACGCTAGTGAAACATTTACGTACGACCTTTCAAGAAGTTGTTGCAGTGACTGGAGACGGCACTAATGATGCTCCTGCCCTTCATGAAGCAGATATAGGTCTTGCTATGGGCATTGCTGGAACTGAGGTGATATTTAGTTACTGTTGTAGTATAAATTATCTTCTCAAGTGTGGTTTGACAATGGGAACTTGTTGTTTTTTCAAGCGAGTGCAACCTTGAGAGCACCGCCCGCTATTTCAGCTGCAAATTATTCAATGTGAAAAGTACCGGTATCCAGTGCATGTTAATTGAATAAAACATCAGAAAGAAGACTGTGAAAGCAATGTTTCTTACCAACTAGTAAATAGCAGATACTTAAccattttttttccttgaaaGGATAAGTGTGTATAAAAGAGGATGAGTTCTTTCTGATTTTCTGTCGAAGAGCTAGCATAATTTGTTATATTCCACTCCATTTGGAATTGCACTTTCCCTTGATTAAATTGAAGTGAAGTATTTCCCATAAAAACTACGGCTGTTGCTGTGCAAAAATTTGATGTAGTATCTTCACGTTAGAAGAAACTTGTAAAATGACTAATTGGTTAACCATATTGAGTGTGACATTAGAATGTTTGACAGAAAATATTGACTTGCATCTACATAACTCCACTTAAACATGTGTGCTAGTCAAAGTAGATTGAACTgggaaagtaaaaaaattgtttgtcatTGCTAAACCTGGCCTGTTCTCCCAAATACGGACCGTAAATTTTTTGGAGGAAGTCTTTATATGATTTGCCTCCACTCTTATTAAGGAGATTAGGTGTGTGTATTTTGGGCCTAGGAAAATGCTGAAATTTTTCTTCTACAGTGAAGCAATTGTGACCATTTTCTGTTCACCACCTATTGTTCCTTCACAAAGAATTTACTTTACAAAAATTAAGTTTTGTCATggctcttttttctttttttctgctGCATGCTTATGGATTTCCTCTCTCTTTAGTTCTATGGAGATCATGACCTTTTTCTTCAACAACATTATGTTACTTCACAAATAATTTACTctacaataaaataagaagttCCTTCATGGCTCCACTTTCTTTTATCTGCCAAGGGCTAATGACTTCTCTCGTTTTATATCTTCCTTTTGTAATGCCATAAGCAACTTAGCTTCACTTGCACTTGATCTCCTATTCAGGATTTTCTCTGTTCTATTTAGGCATTTCATTTGATCATTGCATTCCTGTTCAAAGATCGTAAATTATACTCTATTGATTCAGTTATACAGTACGGTAATGAGTAcagatatgattattattttattaattattgatgaTGAATATGTATAGCCTCGCAAGTGCTGTTAGTGGGTCTTTCCTGAATGACTACTCTCCTGATGTGTAttagtttttcttctttttaactatataaacttcaaaactaaatttatttttttggtaaggaatttttttaaatttgatttggcCGTTGTACTGTTAAACGATGAATTCGTTGTTTTAGGATCCTACTATAAAGACTTATAATATTTCTGGCTTAATAGAACTAAAGAGCTGCTATTTATCAGCATTTAGTGAAGCTGGAAAATTTTCATTCATCAACTTGTTTGAACCTCCCATTTTCCTCTCTAAGATTAGTAGTGCCCATACCTAGTATTCCATTCACAATTTGGACTTCGAAGAGAAACTGATTTTTTTTCACCTTGCTTTGTGTTGTAGGACACCGATTTTATATGGTTACTAGATGTTTATTTGTTTTCCTGGATTCATCATGTTGTCTGGTTTTTGGTTCCAGGTAGCTAAAGAGAGTGCAGACGTTATAATTTTAGATgataatttttcaacaattgtGACTGTGGCCAAATGGGGACGCTCAGTTTATGTGAATATTCAAAAGTTTGTTCAATTTCAGCTGACCGTAAATGTGGTTGCCTTGATTGTCAACTTTTCTTCAGCCTGTTTGACAGGTAGCGTATCTTGAGCTAAGAATTACTATTTACTACCTTGAACACATTTCCCCTGGAAGTTGTAATTTTGAGATGTTCTTCTATACATTTTCAGGTAGTGCTCCACTTACTGCTGTTCAGCTTCTGTGGGTCAACATGATCATGGACACACTGGGAGCTCTTGCACTAGCTACTGAACCTCCTAATGATGACTTGATGAAGCGAACACCTGTAGGAAGGAAGGGGAACTTCATTAGCAATGTCATGTGGAGGAACATTTTGGGACAATCTTTTTACCAATTTGTAGTCATATGGTATCTTCAAACTACTGGCAAAGCTCTCTTTCATCTTGATGGATCAGATGCTGACTTGATTTTGAACACAGTCATCTTCAACTCTTTTGTGTTCTGTCAGGTAATTTACCTGTTTGCCTTTCAACATATAATCTTTCACTCTTCCTAATGCATTAAAGCATAgcatatttatgatttttttagttgattCCCATCTTGTTGCTGTTATTTGACATgtgtaaaatgaattaaaaacacAGATTACTCTGCAGGTTAACATGAAAGCTTTCTCAATATCATCATTTTGTTTCCATAATGGGAAAAAAGCATGTCACTGCCACATTTAAATCAACCGAGGAGGTTGAAAACCCCGGGTAGAACATCACTAAATCCACTAGTAACACCTAAGTATAATCTTTGTGTTCTCTTGCAGGTTTTCAATGAGATTAGCTCTAGAGATATGGAAAAGATAAATGTCTTCAAAGGTATACTGGACAACTATGTTTTTGTTGCTGTCCTCAGCTCTACAGCTCTTTTCCAGATCATTATTGTTGAATTCCTCGGTACCTTTGCAAGCACTTCTCCCCTTACATTCCACCAGTGGTTTACAAGTGTTGCAATTGGATTCCTGGGAATGCCGATTGCTGCTGCCATCAAGATGATCCCAGTAGGATCAAGCTGAACTCAACTTGGAGGAAACTAGTAACTTACAACTGGCTTGAACTTCACTCAAGGGCATCGACTCAAATGTTTGCAGCTATGAATCATAAGTGTCAAAGCGCTCAGTCTTGAAGGTGGGAGATCTTGACATAAATGGGCAGCACGAGTTGGTCAAGTTGATCAAGTTCCAACAGCTTCTCATAATGTTTGGAAGACCGCTCTGAAGATACTGAACGGCTTGATTCTCCTTAAAAACACCTTAAGGGAAACATTTGTGAAGTATTTCTGAACATGCCATGGTTGTAATTACACCTTGATATGGTACGATGCTGGTTGGCTTTGTTTCATTGCATCATCATATCAATATTTTGGGAACAATCATattcaattttctctttttgttttgcTCTACATTAACTTATTTCAGCCATTGCTAGTTCTTTCAATCAAATTACTACCTTGTCATTATCGCAACGATTTCATTACAGTGGTGTTCCTCCAATCTACATCTGTCTGAAGTCTGAATGGTGACTATGGCACTAAGACCAACTATGTAAGAGCTTGTTTgattatgtatgaattgtaatgtaGATTTTATTTATGCTGCTtctacaacaaaagaaaatagggtttttatttataataaatcttTTATGATACACGTATGGTGCTTCTCCTGACTAGCTACCAAACGACCTTCAAGTTCTCTCGAGGTATTATTAACACAGAGAGTAGAAGCACACGTATCCAAAAATATTACGAGTACTTACAATGAATCAGTTACTCATTCTAGTTATGTCTATTCTTGTAACATCTcttgatatgaaaaaaatttctaaaatcaaaaGGAGTAACACAATCCCAATTGAATTCAACAAAAAACCAAAATCTCCATTCTCCTTATGGCATTCACATTAATGTTGTAAGCTCCAACTGGATATGGTGGCACATCATCTatgttttcattcattttcGCAGATAATGATAAACAAGTCACTGCTAGATCGAAATTGTGGTCCTGTCTgtatcaaaattgaaaaaaaaaatcagtctTTTTTAtcataacaacaacatattcaggggaaaatgagcagagttggtgttttttttttgacatgctctgtaaatttatgaaaaatgaagtGAATTGAGTTCCTGATTACTAACTCTGTGAATGTAATGGATTGCATGAGTTCGCATTTCTTGATTCCAGTTGTCATTCACAAGTACTTCAACTTCTTGATTATTAAGTCGAACGTCGGTGATTTCTCGGCTGATTATGGAAGTAAAGACGGTTAGGGAGCGTTTTACCATTCAATATGAAACTTTTCTACGCGAACTCGAATTTAATCAGACTCAAAATTAGAGATCTGATACCGGGtgggaaacaaaaaaataaattaagtaaagataaaatgagaaaaaaatattaaggtaCTGACATAATCACACCAAATCGATCGTTACCTAAAAATGAATCTTTTTATAGTTACCTAACGATGattttatacaattaaattCAATTATCAATGAAAATAAGCAATGTAtctaataatttgaaattaatcaaTTGAGTCCCTTCATCTCCAAGTGACCACTTTATGTAATCTGATATTGCACCAAATATTATAACAGAACCTTGCCATAAGAGGAGTTGCTCGGATGGTAATTATTTATCTGAACCTCTGACCATGAGGCACGAGGAATTAAAATAGAACTTCTTGTTtgattataaaataagttatatatgaattgtaaaGAAATAGGGCTTTATTTATCATTCATCTTTATTTATCACTAATAATAATTCTCCTAATCAACTACTAAACGACCTTCAAGTTCTCTTGAGATATTATGAACACACAGAGAGTAGAAACACACATGTCCACTAGTATTAACAATGAATCAGTTCAACAATCAATGAATCCCCTATTTGTTTATCTAACAAAAAGAAGCAAAAGTATTTCTTCTGCTAGGCTATGTTACTCAGGTTCTTCAAAAAATGTCAATGGGTGTGTATCGATTCGCCAAAAAGTAATGTATATTTGAAGAATTCGAAACAGATGCCGCATCAAAAGTGAAAAGTCGGCGCAATTAAACTCCTCAAATGTTCAGCTGTAGCATTCTTTTGTAGCAGTAACTCACATCAGCCTGAATTAACACAAAAACTCCATTAGACTATTAGAAATAGGCAAAACATTtatctaaatcataaaaattaaaaaaaataaaacttaccATTTGAAGAAATCCATTTATAGGCAAATCATTTATCTCCATAACCAATTCTTGTATGGTGAAATCTCTGTTTACTGCTAATAATGTTGCAGCTGCTGCTATTACAGATGGTCTATGATTCATTAAGCACAAATCtgtttaaacaaataaattaacaaatgaTCAGAAAACAGGGGAGGGGTAAGGAAATTAATTAGGACTTTACTAATTACTACCTCTTAAAGCAATCATGATGATTCGAGCCGTTGTTATTCGAGTTATGTGTAATCTTGTAACATCTCTGCAGAATCTTGATACGAAAAAATTTCCGAAATCAAAAGGAGtaacacaattcatattccAGCTGAATTGATCAAGAACCAAACGCTCCATTCGCGTTATGTGATTCACATTAATTTCGTAAGGTCCTAATGGATACTCTGATAGTGATGGCACATCATCTATGTTATCATTCATTTTTGCAGATAATGCTAAACAAGTCACTGCTAATAACCTCACTGCCCAGAGCATTCCATTCTACaaattcaacaacaacaaataatctTAGATGGTATCGTATTGTTTTCGGAggaatcaaatttttttcttcttacctCTAATCTCATCTGGGCAAGAAATCTGTCCACATACATCGCTGCTCTGTAAATTGTTCGTCTGCTCATTCGAAATTGTCGCCCTGTCTGTATCAATATTGAAAAAAAGATCAGTCTTTTTaccataacaacaacaaattcaGGGGAAAATGGGTTTTTTGACATGCTCtgtaaatttatgaaaaatgaagtGAATTGGGTTCTTGATTTACTAACTCTGCTGATGTAACGGATTGCATGAGTTCGAATTTCTTGATTCCAATTGTCATTCACAAGTTCTTCAACTTCTTGATCATTAAGTCGAACATCAGTGATTTCTCGGCTGATCAATATCTGTATGTCATCGTCATTGCTATTGttgtcatcgtcatcatcatcattgacGCCATTTTCTTGTTgcatttcttcatcttcttcttcagtcAGATATTCAGAACTTTCCATCTTTCTTTGATTACTCTCCCTTATGATTTTTGTGTGATATTATTACTTGTGTGAATAACCGTTTATACAATACTAATAACtgaaaaataacagaaaaaaactgaaaaatgcCGGAAAGTTACCTATTGTTTCATAATTTATACTATCGTATCGTAttgttttaatgaataaaatattcagATGGATTATGTCAATTCTTTACGTAATGTCACGCATTCATAATTTTGAATGATAATCGCACAAGAAGAGTAGATTACGAAATAGAGCTACTTTGGAAATGCAAATCACATGataaaaataagattatcaAACAATAAGTAAAGACAGTTAGGGAGTGCTTTACCATCAAGAGATTCCGGATGCAAATTTGAATCTAATCACGCTCAAATATGGATATTGGACACCGGGTGGGAACCCcccaaaaaataagtaaaaaggacaaattgagaaagaaaattttaagaaaacgACACGATCACACCAAATCGATCGCTACCTAAAATAGATCTTTTCTTCATTACCTAATAATGAATTTAAACGATACGATACAATTACACTTAATTAacgatcaaaataaaaataatatctaaactAACAATAGAAACTAATAACCATCATAACAAGATGTGAATGTGTGTGGAGGTGAGGATTGGGGGAAGAGAcgagtccggagcctaaagggtataaattattaacaaaaatttcaaaatggtatatgaatctttattttaaccaaaagggcaaaatcgctGCAATAGCAGcgatttccaatttttttttaataaatcgctgcctaagcagcaatttctttatttatttttttaatttattatttgaaatttttaaaaaaaatgaagaagagcaaATCGCTGCGAGTGCACGATTTGtctccaatttttcttttatatttttttaaataatttattttttaaaaaaatttgattactacttatttttaaaaatcaataaaaaaaattattttggaataagtagtcaattttttttaaaaaaattattttaaaacttttaaaataaattttaaactttttttagaaattttaattttaaattttttactacttatttcaaaatattttttttaatgatttttaaaaataagtagtaatcaaatttttttaaaaaaattgatttaaaaaaatataaaaaaattggagaCAAATCGCTGCACTTGCAGCGATTtgctcttcatttttttttaaatttcaaataaaaaattaaaaaaaaaagttaaagaaattggagcgatttattaaaatattattttaaaaaattattttggaaatcGCTGCGATTGCAGCCATTTTGCTTTTTTCAGCGAGCCTGCTCTTCtagttttggaatttttgttaatattttataccctttaggctccgaaCTCGGGAAGAGACTATCAAACATTAATTTTCTCCATACAATCCTTTAATATTTTAGCgtttcatttattatattttaaaagttatgtGTTCGTGTCAATTACGATTTGTTATTTAGTCATTTATCTTTCATAATACACGTATATTATTTCTCCTTATTAGCTACCAAAGGACGTTCCTATTCTCTTTGAGGTATTATTAACAGAGAATCAAAAATTAACTCAATCGAACGATATTATGAAACACCATTTTCAGAGGAATCAAATACTTTCTTACAGCTATTACTTGATAGGCAAGAAATGTGTCCAGATATATCACTGATCTGTAAAGTGTTCGTCTGCTAAATTGAAATACTATCGCTGCCTGTATCGAAATTTAAAGAAATACGAGTCATTTTTTTTACAACAACAACAGATTCAGCGTAATTCCATAAGTGTTCGTCTGCTAAATTGAAATAATATCGCTGCCTGTATCGAAATTGAAAGAAAGACGAGTCATGTTTTTCACAACAGCAACAGATTCAGCGTAATTCCACAAGTGGGGTTCAGGGAGGATGATCAGAGTTGGTCTTTTTTGACACGAAAATGAAGAAATTGGGTTCTTGATTACTAACTCTGcgtatcaaaattaaaaaaaaagatcagtCATTttttcacaacaacaacaaaatcagCATAATCGCACAAGTGGGGTACGGCGACTCAGGAAGGATGACCAGAGCcggggtttttttttttttgaaatgttctgttaatttatgaaaatgaagaaattggCTTCTTGATTACTAACTCTGCGTATCGAAATCTAAGAAAAACATCAGTCATttttcacaacaacaacaaattcatCATAGTCGCACAAGTTGGGTATGGAGAGGACGATCAGAGCTGGTGTTTTCTGACATGCTttgtaaattaatgaaaatgaagaaattggGTTCTTGATTACTAACTCTGCGTATTGAAATTCAGGAAAACGATCAAGTCATTTTttcacaacaacaataaaatcagCATAATCGCACAAGTGGGGTACGAGAAAGATGATAAGAGTTCTTGATTACTTACTCTATGAGTGAAATTGATGAGTTGGTTTTGACAAGAGAACATAAAGGATATGGGTGGGTGTGTATGGGGTTGCGTGGGGTGGAGAGAGACAAACTAAGATATATTTGGATGGGATGGTTGTTACATATTATTTCGTAATGTATAGTAATACGTTTTCTCTCAacgtatataatattttttatttttcgagagtcaaacaatttaaatagatttgtttgaattttgaaattcgaaaactatcacataaattgagatagaGAGAGTATATTGTTTCCGTGTCTGTTTCTTCTTAAGTAGGTTACTGGATAGATTTACTATGAAAATATATGGAatggtaaaataaaattatcaaataataagtaaagaCTGTCAAAAAGCGCTTTACTACCCAATGTGTGATTTTTctatgtaaatttaaatttaatcggaCTTTATATGGATACCAAACACTAAGTGggtaatcaaaataaaataaacagcCAAAATgagaataattttataaagttaagGATATACCCAATCAGACTTTCTCATAaacctaaaaataaatttaaacaatacCATATAATAACATTtctataataaacaaaattaaaaattacaaattcaGATGAATtcaattatcataaaattatcatAGATGAATTTGATATTATCAATTTGTATCCGCCTCTGGAGAGGGATAGTCTGACAAGGTATGGGGTGGTGAATGATACGGGATAAGGAGATAATCAATATGAAATATCtgaaacttataaaaaaatttattattagaaaagtcatttttttaatttgaaataacttatttttctaaGAGTTGGTGTGAATTTATTTAAGGTACATTTCGATACATTTTGCTATTAAAATTAACTACTTTATGACAATGAAGACTAAAATATCCTTTGGTAACCGATACAACGTCGTATTGTGAAGGTAATGAAATAGAACATGAAAGTATAAACTCTCGAGGAGTAGAGTCGGACAATATTTCttctaaaatattacaaaaatcaGCTAATTATTGTCTATATAATAATCACACTAACAATATATCTATAATTTGCTTCCAGAATTGGTAGTGAAAATCAGTTCAAATTTATCTGAAGTTTGTGCATGTTGGTCTCTAACAAACGATTATAGCAAGAACACACCTCATCCTGCAAAATCAATTTTCAACACATAATTAATATCCAATAAAGACATTTCGAGAATCGATCGTTACGACATAACATTAAAGTGAAATAATTGaaaagaatataataaatacttaCAAGTGGAATAAGCCAATTTTGAGGCAATGCATTAATCTCATCCCTTATCATTTCATGtgtcaatatatttgaatttgatgcTAATAATGCTGCTGCTGCTCCTACTACAAATGCTCTCAGACTCATTAACCTCAAATCTGCTTCAATATAAACAAATTCTTTGTTAGCCTAAATTTAAATCGCGTTACTTATAGTTACGTCTAATATTCATTTGCTGAATTGAATTATGACTCGTTTTACGTACCTCCAATTGTACTCATAATGATTTCAATAGTTTTGGATTTGGCGTACCCTTTTCTTGAAATATCTCTGCAGAATCTTGACAAGAAATATTTGATGAACTGAATTGGAGTAACAAAAGTAACAATCCCTCTAAATTGTTCAACAACATCATTTCTCATCATCGTTATGATTCTTCCACAACATTTTGTAGAACTCGAATAATCTGATAAACCTGGTTGAACTTCATCTTCCTCCAATTGCTCACAAGCTAAATATAAACATGCAATTCCCAATAACTTTGCTGCATCGAATCTTTCATCCTACATACAATGatacaaacaatattttttttttaaaaaaaaattgaaataagacGAATAAATTGAAACAGACGGAGTATTATTAGTTACTTGTATTGGCATTGATGAAAGAAACCTATCAACATAAACCACTGCTGTATAAACTGTGACTTTTTTTACTCCAAAAGGTCCTCCTGTCTGCAAATAcatagaaatttcaaaaaatgaaattaaaaatagattaaaagaATCGAAATGGGGTTTTCGATTTTCGATTAATTACATGAACAATGTGATGAATTGCAGTATGACGAGCTTCAAGAAGCCATGGATGTTGGGTTGTTCTTGAAGAAAGTTGATTGGTGAGCTCAGCATTTTCAATTGTTTCTTCAATTCTAAACATATTTTCGACGTAATCTTGATTATCTCCTCCAATATCAGTTTTTTCTTCTGCCCAAAATTGTCTAGCGGCGAATCGTTGAATACGTCTGGAAACGGGTTTTTTATATGCGCTCATTTGAAGATTTGTGAAAATATCATCCCAATCTTCTTCtgccatttttcttttgattttgagtTATTTGATCAGTTATTTCATGGCAATTTTGAGTTTATATAGAGCTAAGAAAAACTGTAAAAATGCAAAAATGGCGGCTAAATCTTGAGCTCTAAAAACAGGggattcttttgtttttttttccaaaacagGGGATTTAACACATTGATAAGTTATATATTACTTGACATAAATTAGTTATTTCACATtctattttctataaaataagaCTTAGTTTTATGGGGTTTTAAACGATTAATATctaaattaactttattttttatctatttacCGATGTTGTATAAGTTAtacaaaaacttaaaatatgaataattcttttttatccGGCTACTAAACTATCCGTACGATATAACTCGATCTTACTCGAATGGTAAGCAAATGGTAagcaattttcattttcaattcgAAGATTGCGATTTCGAATCGCTAAAAGAGCAAAAGGAGGAAAACTCgtagaaaagaaacaaaaagactATACCTTTTAACTTGATTTGAAGTATAGTGGAgagtaatttttaaattgtaaccaaaattagattgataaatattttgtaCTCGTGAAATTCATTGTAATTTGTATCAGAGTTCCATCAAGCTGACTATCAAACAAGTTTTAGTTGACttgcaaaatattttctttgaaaaataatacgttctttgtttgaaaaaaaaaattaccatattttctttttagtttattataaaagaatgattttttttgataaaattatatctttaacttttcacgtgacaGATATaagattacaaaattaaatgacattttgacataattttaatttagaaacacgagaataaaaaaatctatttctttttttaaattttatttaagtcAAAGTAGTTAcagaacaataacaataacaataacatgtGAATTAACTTAGAGAGTATTACACAATATACAGTCCAAAATAGTAACTATGTCATAATATTTCCGTTTGTGTccaaaatattacataaaacaACAAATTATCAACTTATGTCAAGTCTGTGCCTATTGGTCTCCAGCAAACGATCATAGCAAGAGCACATCTCATCCTGCACAATCAATTTGTATAATtacaacatttaatatattataaattgtaacatataatttacaaaaaaaaggtgaataattgaaaaagatataataataatactcacAATTGGAATCATCCATTTTTTAGGCAAGGCATTAATCTCCTCCTTTATCATTTCATGTGTCAATATATTTGGATTTGATGCTAATAATGTTGCTGCTGCTCCTACTACAAATGCTCTAACACTCATTAACCTCACATCTGCTTCAATATCAACAAATTCTTTGTTAGCCTAAATTTAAACCTCGTTAGTTATAGTTACGTCTAATATTCATTTCTTTCAACGCCATTTAAAGAAAACTATACAATTAAATTACGTACCTCCAATTGTACTCATGATGACTTCAACAGTCTTGATTCTTGCATActcttttcttgaaaaatctttACATAACTTTGACAAGAAAAATTTGATAAACTGAATTGGAGTAACAAAATTCACTATCCCTCCAAATTGTGTAACCACACTGGACTT
This genomic window contains:
- the LOC101253778 gene encoding cyclin-D5-3-like, producing the protein MESSEYLTEEEDEEMQQENGVNDDDDDDNNSNDDDIQILISREITDVRLNDQEVEELVNDNWNQEIRTHAIRYISRTGRQFRMSRRTIYRAAMYVDRFLAQMRLENGMLWAVRLLAVTCLALSAKMNDNIDDVPSLSEYPLGPYEINVNHITRMERLVLDQFSWNMNCVTPFDFGNFFVSRFCRDVTRLHITRITTARIIMIALRDLCLMNHRPSVIAAAATLLAVNRDFTIQELVMEINDLPINGFLQMADVSYCYKRMLQLNI
- the LOC101254085 gene encoding cyclin-D5-1-like, with protein sequence MAEEDWDDIFTNLQMSAYKKPVSRRIQRFAARQFWAEEKTDIGGDNQDYVENMFRIEETIENAELTNQLSSRTTQHPWLLEARHTAIHHIVHTGGPFGVKKVTVYTAVVYVDRFLSSMPIQDERFDAAKLLGIACLYLACEQLEEDEVQPGLSDYSSSTKCCGRIITMMRNDVVEQFRGIVTFVTPIQFIKYFLSRFCRDISRKGYAKSKTIEIIMSTIGDLRLMSLRAFVVGAAAALLASNSNILTHEMIRDEINALPQNWLIPLDEVCSCYNRLLETNMHKLQINLN